The Primulina tabacum isolate GXHZ01 chromosome 1, ASM2559414v2, whole genome shotgun sequence genome contains the following window.
ATaacatatatacaactcccaggtattttatccaaccgatatGGGACAACTAACCGTCGCATCCCAAGCTTTAGTTATCTAGAAGTCGCTGAAGCTTTAGGAATCCAATAAGAACTCGGTTGGATTAAAGCATTGCAGATCGAGAATGTTGTTGTGAAATCTAATGTCCGAGTAGTATTTTTTACTCTTCAGATGTCAATTTTATATTCCTCTAAGATTGGTTTTATTATTGACTGCTTTAAAATCGTATTATTTGACATTACTGtttgttcttttgttttttatttaacGACCAGCGAACAAATAGCTTATACATTAGGTCGGTCTATTGGTTCTACATTTGATCATATGAGATAGATCATGCCCCCTACATCCCTGATTTAtgatgtattatttttttattcgtaTAATAAATATAGTgttagaaaaaaacaaaaaacaaattgTATCCAATAAATGGTGTAAAAATACAAACAAGAGAATCATTTTAGTTAGTATAATTATAATAAGTTAAGTTGTAGCATATAGCGATTATTATGTTAGGtctgatgatatgttaatagaCACTAGTAATCCGCAAACATGATATGTCGTCTTGTGTAATTTTTGGTTTTTAGAAAACGTGTTTTTGAAACTTATACAATTGTTTTTGTAGCTAGATTATTGCGAGTTGAAGTTTTTTCACCTTCATTCGGGTTGTtagtttttcccatatttttgtTGTCAATATTTGCATTAGTTTAGTTAGAAGTAACATCGCTATAGATGTAAATTAATTTTGACTTCACATTAACGGATGAAGTCGATTATTATATGTGactgaattttattttattttttactgcaaaacttataatattattaaaaatgattacaaaatttaaaaactaataaaaaaaatctcctTGCTTCCAAACAAAAGAAGTAGGGTGATAGATAACAAAAGTCGCCAATGATGGTCCAACATCAGTTTCTTGTTCGTTGAATATGGTGTAAAGTTGTTGCTCTATGTTGATTGAAAGATCATATGATATTTAAAACGTAGATTCCAACGTATAGCTAAAGTCATCTTTTGGTCGTGTGATTGCTTGTACTATCAATAGAGAATCCGAAGATTTGATTGATTTAGAGGTGATGTTCTTTGATAGTCATCAGTCCAATATCAACAAAATTCATATCACGTAAATCAAAATTGAAGTACGATTGGGGGAAATACAATTGAAAATCTTGAGTTACAAAATATATCCAACGTTCTTGAACAATGGGCTTGTCACAACACAACAAAAACGAAGTTTCTCAAGGCAGACAACACAAAAGAGCCCATGCGTTCAgttaaaaagtaaataaaatatCGCAATTGATATTTTGTTCACCATTATTCAGTATAATCCCCTGTCGAATTGAATGTTACCCTTACACTGTTTCGATTTCTTTAGGTTGTGTTTGAATTGAATAATTTGAGTCGATTTGATTTCAAAATCACTATATCCATTTGGtttgaaattttaataaatgattTGAAATCACTTATGTTAGCTATAtgcatttttatgttttaatttcaaattcactccccaatctaataatttaaaaactaaAGTTTTGATTTGTACAATTCAAATTCATCAATTTGAACGGAACTTTATGCCTTAAAAAATTAACTAAATTGTACAACTCCGATCCTTTGATTTGGATTATAACAAAGTGTCAATAGTATGCAAGAGTAATTTGGATAATGAGTAGAAtagatcttttgtgagacggtcccacgaatttttatctttaagacgggtcaaccctaccgatattcacaattaaaagtaatattcttagcataaaaagtaatattttttcatggatgacacaaataagagatacgtctcacaaaataggACCCGtaaagaccgtctcacacaagtttttgtctaattAGTATGCTTGAGaggttaattattattataaattttgttattatgatgtTTTACGAGTGGTAGAATTCTATATCATTTCTCTCAATTTGATTTTGTGGAGTGTTGAGTTTCCACGTGATGAAATATTAAGTGTTACCAATGAATGACGATGATTTATTGGGCTTCAATGCATGTGTATGCTTTGAAGTAACAGCTTTTGTTAGGTGTATTCAAATTTGCGAGGAGaagcaagaagaaaacaaaggaaTGGTTTTGTAGAGGTAAGTGTTGAACACTTTCTCCTTAAGAAGAATTTGCCCCTCACAATGTGCTAGAGCGTTGTGACAATCTTCtcccaagatacaactacaactcttgaataatgagcactcaaatattcaagttctatcaCAAGGAAAAGAATAGAACTCTCTCTTGTTGAAGAAGGAAGAAGACAATATGCAAATGCTTGGAATATGTGTATGTCTTTTGATTTTCAATAAATCAAtcatttaatgtttttcatgtgaaaaGACATGATCTTTCATTCATAGTGGTGTCCCTTGGCCATTGTAACTGACCACAATCATCAAACAATGCCAAGGGAATGAGCGCGCAGCTccacgcgcatgtgcgcgcctgCTACTGTTCACGgccgattttttttttcggttTCGTCCCTTACATGTTCCGACTACTCGTTTGAATTTCTTTCAACATTTGATGAACTCGTTTCGAGTTTAATTCAGAACCACcgaacttaatattcgttcattaagcttcgttcttcgtttcgaatttttccaatcaaacacattgatttatttgcttaattttcattcacTAAGCATCAAAATTCCAACAACAGCTAAGTCAAGTCTATTTAACATTGAATAAATTACTTATTACGATTTTATATACATACAttgaaaattagtatttttaatataaaaaataataatttttatggattGGTCGGGTTGTATATCATAGTATTACAAGATTGATTTATGAAATATTCTCAAATGAGTTTTTGTATTTAATCATGTGTATAATTGGatccaattttaaatgtttatcaaaatccatttaaatttcaatatATTATCCGTGCTTTTACTTCGATTGAAAACTACGAATGGATTCGATTTGACATCAACGTCTGATATCTGTTGTGTGTATTTGACTCAAAATTAGAATAAATTGTTTGAAATATCTTGTGTTGTTCAAATATATTTTGTAGCTTCAATTGCAAATCAATTTTCTAACTTAGTAATTTGAAATCCATTTATTCTTACAGCCAAACATtatatcaactaccatgtttatatatgttattattaaaaaaatattaattattttcgtACTATTTGTCTCATACCACGAACCGAACGATATCTATAAATACGAATAACATGTCACTATGTAACCTTTTTCTCCTTTATTTCGTGGAATTTTACTTTGCCTTTTCATCTTACATGTAATGTAGATCAATGTTATTATTGTTTTACCGTCCAAAAAATACcattatttatttcataaaagagagaaagaaagaaaagaaaaggtaCATTTGCTGAAAAAAGCCAAAATATGATAGCTTCGTACTTAAGCTTTGGGTCCTGTTGAATTGACAGTGACATTATGCCCATCGAGCTGGATCAAACCTACGGTACGCCACAACTCCAATTTTGTcagatatattttattatatattaaatttgaaatatctatttaattgatttaacttaaAAATACAAATGTATATCTTTCGTCGGAGGACAAAGATGTCAAATACCACAGCTTCCATTTCTCGACCATTTGATTCCACTCTTCGTATTTGATCGATGGTAtccaaattttttttgattgcgaaatgatataaaattgtattcaaatataatatcgaatttttttaaaaaaggacaATATCTATTAAGATTAAaacatttatgatttttttccaTATCTATTAGGAATTATAAGTAATtgaatgaaaaatcaaaataacaTTTAGGAGTGTAAAGAATTATCTCGACTAGCCAACCGATCCGAATCGACCCTAAATATAGCAAGCTAGGGTTTGGATTATTTGGCTTTGGATGGTATCGGGTCAAACCCATATTTTTTGTGTGGAACCTGAACTCACCCGAcctgatatttattttaaaaaattcaattagCCCAAGTCCCCAACCCTATTTTGTTTTCCTTCTGCCTCCACCCGACCGGAATTATACAGTAAACTGAATGAAGCGAGGAACGAAAGAGGAACTTATCGAAGCATTTTCACAAACAGTCCAACTGGTGGAAGCTACTCGGCTTACCAAATTTCGAAGTCTTTTTCTTCCCACTGTTAAGTTTTTTCCCTTAGATTTTGCTACATCAATTTAGTAAAAAAACGAAAAACGTTTCTGCTTAATTTCTTGATATCTCTTGGCTCGTCTTTTGTTCAACCTTTTGGGAGCCACGGTTTTCCTAACAATTCATGTAGCATTTGGTTCCTGTTTTTGGTTTCGTATTTTGGTGGGCTACTTGGAGATCAGATACATGCATTTAGATTTCTACGCACATTATAATTTGAACTTCATGTCGGTGATTTGAAGTCATTTGTTCCCATTTTTATCTCACCATTTTATTTCATAGCCGATTactaatcattttaaaaaatatttagattttgaattgaagTAGAAACAATAAAGTAAAAGTTTGACATGGCaataaaatattgatatttCTAATGTTACTATTGACACGTGGCATTGAAAAACAAACTAGttaaaagacaaaaatttgtgtgagacggtctcacgggtcgtattttgtgagacatatatcttatttgggtcatccatgaaaaaatattactttttattgtgaatatcagtagggttgacccgtttcacagataaaaattcgtgagaccgtctcacaagagacctactctagtTAATTAGCAAATTaatatctttttttaaaaaaattcttttatttCACATGTTGTTTCATAATTTGACTCAGACAAAAAATGTACTAAACGATAGAGATGAAATTTGAAACATGAAAGTTACTTTGTGATGCTTGAAGACTTTTTACTACACTGATATCATAATTTTGCATCGTGATGTTTCAAAGCTTTCTAAATACTTGTTTCTTTTGTGTATTAATTAATAGTttagaaaattattattatgcTCTTGAACTTAAATATTTACATCTATGGAATATAATTAATACCAGATTTAGgctaaattttgtttttatgtatttaaattaaaatattattattgttatgtcatttgaatattttattttttatttaattatattattaaaaataaaataataatatattaatattatataataataaatcaaaTCGGATTGGTCAGATTGATCGGGTTGTTTCGTGTCAGGTTTGatttgttaaattttttttataataaccATGTTTCAACCTGATTCACCTTAATTGATTCTCATTTTATAACATCactaaaagtaaattttttttgaaaaaatacatTACGTGAACTCGACATATAATGTTAGTTTAAATATATGCAAAGTGTGTGCCATGATAGCAAGTGTATATAAAATTAAGgtatttaattataattttaaagttTTCCTAAAAAATATTTAGGTTTTTCTTTCACTTTTAATTGAATTCTTTAATATGAAATTCCTAGAATTATTGTCtcataaaaataacaaaatacaCAACATATCAATTCAAACGGTAACTTAATATATACTGTTTTTGCCTATATATATGTTTAATATTGACATTTATGTAATCATCGTTGAGTTGACATCTATTTGTTAAATATGATGAAACTGTAAATTCAATAGCTGACATGATTAATAGACGGAACATCACCTCAACCGTGCTCTCTTTCTCTAgcacaaaaaataatatatacctccaattttttttaaataccttATAATTATCACTTATTGTTCATGATATTAAAAAGTATAAACATTTCAAACTAATTTaagaaaaaatacaaaaaatatataaaaataaaatgctaaccactttttttaattttggttgtaaatgttaaaactcaaaatatgattttttactcgatgtattttaaaattgaaatagataaaaaaaaaatataattataatttaaatttaattgttttgtttgttttaattttaattttttttgttaattttcattttaaaatattaacaataaaactaGATTGAACTCATTTCTagaatatcataaatcataaataattgggagaatatatatatatatatatatataatttttgggtaaatataAGCGTGATACAAacccggtatatagatatatatgatTTTCAAAGTAGTCGGGTATTGTTCAATTATGATAAACTTCGGGGTGGTTTAgcaattaatttatatatattgtaaaaataaaaaatataaaagcgtaataaattttaaaaataataatatgtctCTAGTTAATTGTTAAGTATGAAAGGGCATTCTAGTAAATGTCAATGAATCCAGCTTTTTTAGAAGCCCTAGCACCTTGTGCCTGGCGGGTATATAAACCATCAGAAGCCTCGTCAGAAACCCTCTGCAGTTCATTTCTCTATCGGCGGCCTCGGTTTCGATTTCCATCGATCTCTTTTGACAAGGTTGGACATCTTTCCATTTTTTCTCTCAGGATAACAATTTTTCGGTTTTTCGCTTTTTAAATTCACGTGATTGTGATTTTATTCTCAAATGTTGTCTATGCAATCGGGGTTCTCAGATTTGATGATATGTATTATTTAGATATATTAATTTCTTCGTATTATCTTCTTGCACGTGTTTTGTTGAAAGTTGTTACAGATTTTTATCTATCATGGATTTTCTGTGTTTGTTGTGTGAACGTTTTCAGAAATCCACTGATTAACACGAGGGGTTTCCCCCCTCCTAAATGGTGATTTAGGCTAAGAGGTTTTAGAAAatgttattaaaaataaaaaaaactgttACCCAGAAAGCGTGCTTTGTGGCTCCGGAATTGCAAATGCTATTTTCAAGTTTCATAAAGATTTTAACTTCAAGATCCATCTGGTACTCTAGATTCCTTTTCGTTGGTACAAAATCTGACCCATTAGATGTACCAATTGAAATTCTATgattttttgtataatttttatgaaatcgTGCTTATGAGATTGTTATTTGTAATAATTCCGAAATGAATCAATTTTATGATCCTCTGTATGAGAGAAATCTTGGTTCCAGTTATacttattttgatatatttgcagctTGTAGACATTCACTATGGGTAAGGAAAAGGTTCACATTAGCATTGTGGTTATTGGCCATGTCGACTCTGGGAAGTCAACCACCACTGGTCACCTAATCTACAAGCTTGGTGGTATTGACAAGCGTGTTATTGAAAGGTTTGAGAAGGAGGCTGCTGAGATGAACAAGAGGTCATTCAAGTATGCCTGGGTTCTTGACAAGCTTAAGGCTGAACGTGAGCGTGGAATCACAATTGATATCGCTCTATGGAAGTTTGAGACCACCAAGTATTATTGCACTGTCATCGATGCTCCTGGACACCGTGActttatcaagaatatgattaCTGGTACTTCCCAGGCTGATTGCGCTGTTCTCATTATTGACTCTACCACTGGTGGTTTCGAAGCTGGTATCTCTAAGGATGGTCAGACCCGTGAGCATGCATTGCTTGCCTTCACTCTCGGGGTCAAGCAAATGATTTGTTGCTGCAACAAAGTGAGACAGTTtcctcatttttattttcttaaccATGTGAATAATGTCTTTATTTTTAATAGTTATGTTCTCTAAAATGTTGATGTCAATGATTGTACAGATGGACGCCACCACACCAAAATACTCAAAAGCTAGATATGATGAAATCGTGAAGGAGGTGTCTTCCTACCTCAAGAAAGTTGGCTACAATCCTGACAAGATTCCATTCGTCCCCATTTCTGGTTTTGAGGGAGATAACATGATTGAGAGGTCGACAAACCTCGATTGGTACAAGGGCCCAACCCTCCTTGATGCACTGGACTTGATCACGGAGCCCAAAAGGCCATCAGACAAGCCCCTCCGTCTCCCACTTCAGGATGTTTACAAGATTGGTGGAATTGGTACTGTCCCTGTGGGCCGTGTCGAGACAGGTGTCTTGAAGCCTAGTATGGTCGTCACTTTTGCCCCTACTGGTTTGACCACTGAGGTCAAGTCAGTTGAGATGCACCACGAATCCCTTCCCGAGGCTCTTCCTGGTGACAATGTTGGGTTCAACGTGAAGAATGTTGCTGTCAAGGATCTTAAGCGTGGCTATGTTGCATCCAACTCTAAGGA
Protein-coding sequences here:
- the LOC142548992 gene encoding elongation factor 1-alpha-like, with translation MGKEKVHISIVVIGHVDSGKSTTTGHLIYKLGGIDKRVIERFEKEAAEMNKRSFKYAWVLDKLKAERERGITIDIALWKFETTKYYCTVIDAPGHRDFIKNMITGTSQADCAVLIIDSTTGGFEAGISKDGQTREHALLAFTLGVKQMICCCNKMDATTPKYSKARYDEIVKEVSSYLKKVGYNPDKIPFVPISGFEGDNMIERSTNLDWYKGPTLLDALDLITEPKRPSDKPLRLPLQDVYKIGGIGTVPVGRVETGVLKPSMVVTFAPTGLTTEVKSVEMHHESLPEALPGDNVGFNVKNVAVKDLKRGYVASNSKDDPAKEAANFTAQVIIMNHPGQIGNGYAPVLDCHTSHIAVKFAELLTKIDRRSGKELEKEPKFLKNGDAGFVKMIPTKPMVVETFSEYPPLGRFAVRDMRQTVAVGVIKSVEKKDPTGAKVTKSAAKKGGK